The genomic stretch TGACACCCTGAGGCGCAAAGACCGATGAATCCGTTAATTATCAAATTAGGTGGCGTATTACTGGATAGCGAAGAGGCGCTGGAGCGCCTGTTCACCGCGCTGGTCGCTTACCGTCAACAGCATCAGCGCCCGCTGGTGATCGTTCATGGTGGCGGTTGTCTGGTCGATGACCTGATGAAGAAACTGTCGCTGCCGGTGGTCAAGAAAAACGGCCTGCGTGTGACGCCAGCCGATCAAATCGACATTATTACCGGCGCGTTGGCCGGTTCTGCCAATAAAACCTTGCTGGCCTGGGCGATTCGTCACGGCATCAACGCGGTGGGCCTGAGTCTGGCAGATGGCGGCAGCACCGTGGTGACACAGTTGAATGATGAGCTGGGCCATGTGGGCAAAGCGGAAGCGGGTTCCCCGGCACTGCTCAACACCCTGCTGAGCGCCGGTTATCTGCCGGTTATCAGCTCCATCGGTATTACCGTTGGCGGTGAACTGATGAACGTTAACGCTGATCAGGCTGCCACCGCGCTGGCACAGACGCTGGGCGCGGATTTGATCCTGCTGTCCGACGTGAGCGGCATTCTGGACGGTAAAGGTCAGCGCATTGCGGAAATGACCGCCGGTAAAGCGGAAGAGCTGATCGCTCAGGGCATTATTACCGACGGTATGATCGTTAAAGTGAATGCGGCACTGGACGCGGCGCGTGCGCTGGGGCGTCCGGTCGATATCGCCAGCTGGCGCCACGCCGAGCAGTTACCCATGCTGTTCAACGGCGTGTCTATCGGTACCCGCATTCTGGCGTAATCCGTCAGCATGTCGTACGTGTTCTTCCCGCGTTAGTCGCCGGAAG from Dickeya zeae NCPPB 2538 encodes the following:
- the argB gene encoding acetylglutamate kinase, yielding MNPLIIKLGGVLLDSEEALERLFTALVAYRQQHQRPLVIVHGGGCLVDDLMKKLSLPVVKKNGLRVTPADQIDIITGALAGSANKTLLAWAIRHGINAVGLSLADGGSTVVTQLNDELGHVGKAEAGSPALLNTLLSAGYLPVISSIGITVGGELMNVNADQAATALAQTLGADLILLSDVSGILDGKGQRIAEMTAGKAEELIAQGIITDGMIVKVNAALDAARALGRPVDIASWRHAEQLPMLFNGVSIGTRILA